The Halarchaeum grantii genome contains a region encoding:
- a CDS encoding ferredoxin — MRVEFDRDACIGMFQCAAEWEAGFEVDRDAGKAVLVDGEETEDGVFAREVPEDAELDAKFAARACPVDAIAVYDDDGERVV, encoded by the coding sequence ATGCGAGTCGAGTTCGACCGGGACGCCTGTATCGGGATGTTCCAGTGTGCCGCCGAGTGGGAGGCGGGCTTCGAGGTGGACCGCGACGCCGGGAAGGCCGTCCTCGTGGACGGCGAGGAAACCGAGGACGGCGTCTTCGCCCGCGAGGTCCCCGAGGACGCGGAACTGGACGCGAAGTTCGCGGCGCGCGCGTGTCCCGTGGACGCCATCGCCGTCTACGACGACGACGGCGAGCGCGTCGTCTGA
- the mdh gene encoding malate dehydrogenase has translation MSKVSIVGAAGTVGAAAGYNLALRDVVDELVFVDIPDQEDATVGQAADANHGVAYDSNTEVYQGDYADTAGSDVVVVTAGIPRKPGQSRLDLAGDNAPIMEDIGSSLAEYNDDFVSITTSNPVDLLNRHLYETGDRERSKVVGFGGRLDSARFRYVLSQRFDTAVRNVEATILGEHGDAQVPVFSKVRVDGRDPAFSDEEKSEILDELQQSAMDVIERKGATQWGPATGVAHMVEAVVRDTGEVLPASIPLEGEFGHEDTALGVPVKLGADGVEEVVEWDLTEYERDQLGEAAAKLSEQYEQIS, from the coding sequence ATGTCGAAAGTGAGCATCGTCGGTGCGGCCGGTACGGTCGGCGCGGCGGCGGGCTACAACCTCGCGCTCCGCGACGTCGTCGACGAGCTGGTCTTCGTCGACATCCCCGACCAGGAGGACGCGACGGTCGGGCAGGCGGCGGACGCGAACCACGGCGTCGCCTACGACTCCAACACGGAGGTCTATCAGGGCGACTACGCGGACACGGCGGGGTCGGACGTCGTCGTCGTCACGGCGGGCATCCCGCGCAAGCCCGGGCAGTCCCGCCTCGACCTCGCGGGCGACAACGCGCCCATCATGGAGGACATCGGGTCGTCGCTCGCCGAGTACAACGACGACTTCGTCTCCATCACGACGTCGAACCCCGTCGACCTGCTGAACCGCCACCTCTACGAGACGGGCGACCGGGAGCGCTCGAAGGTCGTCGGCTTCGGCGGCCGTCTCGACTCCGCGCGCTTCCGCTACGTGCTCAGCCAGCGCTTCGACACCGCCGTGCGGAACGTCGAGGCGACCATCCTCGGCGAGCACGGCGACGCCCAGGTGCCGGTCTTCTCGAAGGTGCGCGTCGACGGCCGCGACCCCGCGTTCTCCGACGAGGAGAAGTCGGAGATCCTCGACGAGCTCCAGCAGTCCGCGATGGACGTCATCGAGCGCAAGGGCGCGACCCAGTGGGGGCCCGCGACCGGCGTCGCGCACATGGTCGAGGCCGTCGTGCGGGACACCGGCGAGGTGCTCCCGGCGAGCATCCCCCTCGAAGGGGAGTTCGGCCACGAGGACACCGCGCTCGGCGTCCCCGTGAAGCTCGGGGCGGACGGCGTGGAGGAGGTCGTGGAGTGGGACCTCACCGAGTACGAGCGCGACCAGCTCGGCGAGGCCGCCGCGAAGCTCTCCGAGCAGTACGAACAGATCTCCTGA
- a CDS encoding Sjogren's syndrome/scleroderma autoantigen 1 family protein, with protein sequence MSDREDPEGFDREAQKRELREKYAADAQDRERTGRMSELLLQGATMTNKHCDRCGNPLFRYEGNEFCPTCQAEGEAAEAADADATEIEVGASDEEDADAPGDEAASADARATDAPAVDANDEREVADASAASTGAPTRSLAPDVDAESPEEHAHDVTAEAHANAGRDASRPDHAHAGGERDPAREPPQSGRSEPDAPDAADGVASARASLSRSVSTLAERAAAADDPRNARELAAAAREAAEALDALR encoded by the coding sequence ATGAGCGACCGAGAGGACCCCGAGGGGTTCGACCGAGAGGCGCAGAAGCGCGAGCTCCGCGAGAAGTACGCGGCGGACGCGCAGGACCGCGAGCGAACCGGCCGCATGAGCGAACTTCTCCTGCAGGGCGCGACGATGACGAACAAGCACTGCGACCGCTGTGGGAACCCGCTCTTTCGCTACGAGGGCAACGAGTTCTGCCCGACCTGTCAGGCGGAGGGCGAGGCCGCGGAGGCGGCGGACGCGGACGCGACCGAGATCGAGGTCGGCGCGAGCGACGAAGAGGACGCCGACGCGCCGGGCGACGAGGCGGCGAGCGCGGACGCGCGGGCGACCGACGCACCCGCTGTCGACGCGAATGACGAGCGTGAGGTCGCCGACGCGTCGGCGGCGTCGACGGGCGCGCCGACCCGCTCGCTCGCCCCGGACGTCGACGCCGAGTCCCCCGAGGAGCACGCGCACGACGTGACGGCCGAGGCGCACGCGAACGCCGGCCGTGACGCGTCCCGTCCCGACCACGCCCACGCCGGGGGCGAGCGCGACCCGGCGCGCGAGCCGCCGCAGTCCGGCCGGTCCGAACCCGACGCGCCCGACGCGGCGGACGGCGTGGCGTCAGCGCGCGCGTCGCTCTCGCGCTCGGTCTCCACGCTCGCCGAGCGCGCCGCCGCCGCCGACGACCCCCGGAACGCGCGCGAACTCGCGGCGGCCGCCCGCGAGGCCGCCGAGGCGCTCGACGCGCTCCGGTAG
- a CDS encoding universal stress protein, protein MQILVPIDGSDCSFRALEFAADMAPRYDASLHVVHVTDSRNDATEDIVERARDVLDTHEVEDDPAVHTDVSLDFRPSNRIGKDVLTLVEEEGYDHVVMGHHGSGAVERAILGSVTETVMDAKRVPVTVIP, encoded by the coding sequence ATGCAGATTCTCGTCCCCATCGACGGCTCGGACTGCAGTTTCCGCGCGCTCGAGTTCGCGGCGGACATGGCGCCGCGCTACGACGCGAGCCTGCACGTCGTCCACGTCACGGACTCGCGAAACGACGCCACCGAGGACATCGTCGAGCGCGCCCGCGACGTCCTCGACACCCACGAGGTCGAGGACGACCCGGCCGTCCACACGGACGTGAGCCTCGACTTCCGACCGTCGAACCGGATCGGCAAGGACGTCCTCACGCTCGTCGAAGAGGAGGGCTACGACCACGTCGTGATGGGCCACCACGGCTCGGGCGCCGTCGAGCGCGCCATCCTCGGGAGCGTCACGGAGACGGTGATGGACGCGAAACGCGTCCCCGTCACCGTCATTCCGTAG
- a CDS encoding DEAD/DEAH box helicase: MAATDPEQSYVEHPLLAEGFLEDRRYQSELVERALDDHTLVCLPTGLGKTTVSLRVTADRLQDDVGAKSLLLAPTKPLVEQHATFYREALEIPEDEIVVFTGDVRPDDRAELWGSARVVVATPQVVENDLVGGRIDLRDVVHVTFDECHRATGDYAYVYIAERYHADAADPLVTGMSASPGGDEEEILTVCANLGVREVAVMTEDDADVADYTYDTDVEWERIELPEEVLEVRDELNDVIRERLEKLKELGVVNTTQPDLSQKDLNKVHGKLRELIDNDQSEGYEGMSLHAEVMKLRRAVELVETQSVESVRRYFERQKNAARSSGASKASQRLVSEPRVKEAMRRAEAFDGLHPKFRRTRMLLAETLGIEGGDRVIVFTESRDTAEALTEFLGNHFDARRFVGQGDKEGSDGMTQTEQQEVLSEFKAGAFEVLVSTSVAEEGLDVPEVDLVLFFEPVPTAIRSVQRKGRTGRQTEGRVVVLMAEDTRDEAYFWISRRREEEMENELRSLQSLADDLEAELDDGQGTLEEYADGEAPADEREGVRSSADGQAGLADFERGDEVGGADASGDGAASDGETDGEAGGHGDERTEDGSEDEGVVARADPPEAEEHVEVVVDQRELDSNIARDLSKREHVDTRLETLAVGDYVVSDRVAVERKSIADFLDTLLGGDRDLFEQARDLSRHYDRPVLLLEGGDLYGARNVHPNAIRGALASVAVDYGISVLRTEDETDTTDMLDVLAGREQLTRDREVSVHGEKGAKTKTEQQEYVVSSIADVGPVTARALLAHFGSVEAVMTASEDDLMDVEGVGEVTAERVRDVVASDYATE; the protein is encoded by the coding sequence ATGGCGGCCACCGACCCGGAGCAGTCGTACGTCGAGCACCCGCTGCTCGCCGAGGGCTTCCTCGAGGACCGACGCTACCAGAGCGAACTCGTCGAGCGCGCGCTCGACGACCACACGCTCGTCTGCCTCCCGACCGGCCTCGGGAAGACGACGGTCAGCCTCCGCGTCACGGCCGACCGCCTGCAGGACGACGTCGGCGCGAAGAGCCTCCTGCTCGCGCCGACGAAGCCGCTCGTCGAACAGCACGCCACCTTCTACCGCGAGGCGCTCGAAATCCCCGAGGACGAGATCGTCGTCTTCACCGGGGACGTCCGCCCGGACGACCGGGCGGAGCTCTGGGGCTCGGCGCGCGTCGTCGTCGCGACGCCGCAGGTCGTGGAGAACGACCTCGTCGGCGGGCGCATCGACCTCCGCGACGTCGTCCACGTCACCTTCGACGAGTGCCACCGCGCCACCGGCGACTACGCCTACGTCTACATCGCCGAGCGCTACCACGCGGACGCCGCCGACCCGCTCGTCACCGGGATGAGCGCGTCCCCGGGCGGCGACGAGGAGGAGATCCTGACCGTCTGCGCGAACCTCGGCGTCCGGGAGGTCGCGGTGATGACGGAGGACGACGCCGACGTCGCCGACTACACCTACGACACGGACGTCGAGTGGGAGCGCATCGAACTCCCCGAGGAAGTGCTGGAGGTGCGCGACGAGCTGAACGACGTCATCCGCGAGCGCCTCGAGAAGCTGAAGGAACTCGGCGTCGTCAACACCACCCAACCCGACCTCTCGCAGAAGGACCTGAACAAGGTCCACGGGAAACTGCGCGAGCTCATCGACAACGACCAGTCGGAGGGGTACGAGGGGATGAGCCTCCACGCGGAGGTGATGAAGCTCCGGCGCGCCGTCGAGCTCGTCGAGACCCAGAGCGTCGAGTCGGTACGGCGGTACTTCGAGCGCCAGAAGAACGCCGCGCGCTCCTCGGGGGCGTCGAAGGCCTCCCAGCGCCTCGTCTCCGAGCCGAGAGTCAAGGAGGCGATGCGGCGCGCGGAGGCCTTCGACGGCCTCCACCCGAAGTTCCGCCGCACCCGCATGCTCCTCGCGGAGACGCTCGGTATCGAGGGCGGCGACCGCGTCATCGTCTTCACGGAGTCCCGCGACACCGCCGAGGCCCTCACGGAGTTCCTCGGGAACCACTTCGACGCGCGGCGCTTCGTCGGGCAGGGCGACAAGGAGGGCTCCGACGGCATGACGCAGACCGAACAGCAGGAGGTGCTCTCGGAGTTCAAGGCCGGCGCGTTCGAGGTGCTCGTCTCCACGAGCGTCGCCGAGGAGGGCCTCGACGTCCCCGAGGTCGACCTCGTGCTCTTCTTCGAACCCGTCCCGACGGCGATTCGCTCCGTCCAGCGCAAGGGGCGGACGGGACGGCAGACGGAGGGGCGCGTCGTCGTCCTGATGGCCGAGGACACCCGCGACGAGGCCTACTTCTGGATCTCGCGGCGGCGCGAGGAGGAGATGGAGAACGAGTTGCGCTCGCTCCAGTCGCTCGCGGACGACCTCGAAGCCGAACTCGACGACGGGCAGGGAACGCTCGAGGAGTACGCGGACGGCGAGGCGCCCGCCGACGAGCGCGAGGGCGTGCGGAGTTCGGCGGACGGGCAGGCCGGCCTCGCGGACTTCGAGCGCGGCGACGAGGTCGGGGGCGCCGACGCGTCCGGCGACGGCGCGGCGAGCGACGGGGAAACCGACGGCGAGGCCGGAGGCCACGGCGACGAACGCACCGAGGACGGGAGCGAGGACGAGGGCGTCGTCGCGCGCGCCGACCCGCCCGAGGCGGAGGAGCACGTCGAGGTCGTGGTGGACCAGCGCGAGCTCGACTCGAACATCGCGCGCGACCTCTCGAAGCGTGAGCACGTCGACACGCGCCTCGAAACGCTCGCCGTCGGCGACTACGTCGTCTCCGACCGCGTCGCCGTCGAGCGCAAGAGCATCGCGGACTTCCTCGACACCTTACTGGGCGGGGACCGCGACCTCTTCGAGCAGGCGCGCGACCTCTCGCGCCACTACGACCGGCCCGTCCTCCTCCTCGAGGGCGGCGACCTCTACGGCGCGCGAAACGTCCACCCGAACGCCATCCGGGGCGCGCTCGCCTCCGTCGCCGTCGACTACGGCATCAGCGTCCTCCGAACCGAGGACGAGACGGACACGACGGACATGCTGGACGTGCTCGCCGGGCGCGAGCAGCTCACCCGCGACCGGGAGGTGTCCGTCCACGGCGAGAAGGGCGCGAAGACGAAGACCGAACAACAGGAGTACGTGGTGTCGAGCATCGCGGACGTCGGCCCGGTGACGGCGCGCGCGCTCCTCGCGCACTTCGGGAGCGTCGAGGCCGTCATGACGGCGAGCGAGGACGACCTCATGGACGTCGAGGGCGTCGGCGAGGTCACCGCCGAGCGCGTTCGGGACGTCGTCGCGAGCGACTACGCTACGGAATGA